Proteins encoded in a region of the Tepidisphaeraceae bacterium genome:
- a CDS encoding PEP-CTERM sorting domain-containing protein (PEP-CTERM proteins occur, often in large numbers, in the proteomes of bacteria that also encode an exosortase, a predicted intramembrane cysteine proteinase. The presence of a PEP-CTERM domain at a protein's C-terminus predicts cleavage within the sorting domain, followed by covalent anchoring to some some component of the (usually Gram-negative) cell surface. Many PEP-CTERM proteins exhibit an unusual sequence composition that includes large numbers of potential glycosylation sites. Expression of one such protein has been shown restore the ability of a bacterium to form floc, a type of biofilm.), which translates to MIANLKFVAAAAIASIALSSAANAAELLGFNTAGNAGTETTEPSVSNDPLLLPSTLTLGSGITPTANANRFGGNNFFDTGDTNPTTLAESIAGNDYFQFTVTPVAEASFTPTSFDFIFDFSSTGPNSVALRSSVDGYAENLGQLTTMTTSTVTFKSISISGLTDLTAATTFRLYGFGATATTGTGGLDAANGRTTPNVILNGTVTAVPEPASLGLLALGGLAALRRRRA; encoded by the coding sequence ATGATCGCAAATCTGAAGTTTGTTGCCGCGGCCGCCATTGCTAGTATCGCTCTTTCGTCGGCCGCCAACGCGGCAGAATTGCTTGGCTTTAACACGGCCGGCAACGCTGGCACGGAGACGACGGAACCAAGCGTCTCGAACGACCCGCTTTTGCTGCCGTCAACTTTGACGCTTGGCAGCGGTATCACTCCGACTGCCAATGCGAATCGATTTGGCGGCAACAACTTTTTCGATACGGGCGATACGAACCCGACAACGCTCGCTGAATCGATCGCCGGGAACGACTACTTTCAGTTCACGGTCACGCCAGTAGCGGAAGCTTCGTTCACACCGACCAGCTTTGACTTTATTTTCGACTTCTCAAGCACTGGTCCAAACAGCGTCGCCCTGCGGTCGTCGGTCGATGGGTATGCTGAAAATCTCGGTCAGTTGACAACAATGACCACCTCGACTGTGACGTTCAAAAGCATTTCCATTTCAGGACTAACCGATTTGACAGCCGCGACGACCTTCCGCCTGTATGGATTTGGCGCGACCGCAACGACTGGCACGGGTGGGTTAGATGCGGCGAACGGCCGTACCACCCCGAATGTCATCCTTAACGGCACGGTCACCGCCGTCCCCGAGCCGGCCAGCCTTGGCCTGCTCGCCCTTGGCGGTCTGGCCGCCCTGCGTCGTCGTCGCGCCTAA
- a CDS encoding carbohydrate-binding family 9-like protein — MKTYTVKSVPPGLLDEFNWDGSVWGAAEVANIDQFHARSSDHHPRTRVRVMHDGRSIFLKFKVDDRYVLSRATEYGGRVWEDSCVEFFVQPVAGKGYFNFEINAGGTLLVRYIEDPTRLPDGSGLAKQTPVSPELAERVSISRSLPRTVWPEMVEPTKWWIGCLIPLPVLEAYAGDLGNLSGQRWRANFYKCADASSHPHWASWSPIGEELNIHQPRYFGEVMFE, encoded by the coding sequence TTGAAGACCTACACCGTCAAATCCGTCCCGCCGGGCCTGCTCGACGAGTTCAACTGGGACGGGAGCGTCTGGGGCGCTGCCGAGGTTGCGAACATCGACCAGTTCCACGCCCGCAGCAGCGATCACCACCCGCGAACGCGCGTGCGGGTGATGCATGATGGTCGATCGATCTTCCTGAAGTTCAAGGTCGACGACCGCTACGTCCTAAGCCGCGCCACCGAGTACGGCGGGCGCGTGTGGGAGGACAGCTGCGTGGAATTCTTCGTCCAACCGGTGGCGGGCAAGGGCTACTTCAACTTCGAGATCAACGCAGGCGGCACGCTGCTCGTCCGCTATATCGAAGACCCCACCCGCCTGCCCGACGGCAGCGGCCTGGCGAAGCAGACGCCCGTATCACCCGAGCTGGCCGAGCGGGTATCGATCAGCCGATCGCTGCCGCGCACCGTCTGGCCGGAGATGGTCGAGCCGACGAAGTGGTGGATCGGCTGCCTGATTCCGCTGCCCGTGCTGGAGGCCTACGCCGGCGACCTGGGCAACCTCTCCGGCCAACGCTGGCGCGCCAACTTCTACAAATGCGCCGACGCCAGCAGCCATCCCCACTGGGCTAGCTGGTCACCGATCGGGGAGGAACTGAATATTCATCAGCCGCGGTATTTCGGGGAAGTGATGTTTGAGTAA
- a CDS encoding 3D domain-containing protein: MTKTQTNLLQRVARGTFVGLCAAMAIGMIGAVSVRGQAGTGVTSGAVEGVNLAFETVAPVAVATEVTTPAAVELSSAKPQPKSKVVRMEVTGYCPCKKCCGPNAQGITASGKKVSYNRGRFVAADTKVLPFGTKLSIPGYHDGTAVEVIDRGGAIKGKKLDLYFPTHQAALNWGRQHVDVTVME; encoded by the coding sequence ATGACCAAGACGCAAACCAACCTGCTGCAGCGAGTGGCCCGGGGCACGTTTGTCGGACTTTGCGCCGCCATGGCGATCGGCATGATCGGGGCCGTCAGCGTGCGGGGGCAGGCGGGCACGGGGGTGACCAGCGGCGCCGTCGAGGGCGTCAATCTTGCGTTCGAAACCGTCGCCCCGGTGGCCGTTGCCACCGAGGTGACCACCCCAGCGGCCGTTGAACTGTCGTCGGCCAAGCCGCAGCCGAAGTCGAAGGTCGTTCGGATGGAAGTGACCGGCTACTGCCCCTGCAAGAAGTGCTGCGGCCCCAACGCCCAGGGCATCACCGCCAGCGGCAAGAAGGTCAGCTACAACCGCGGCCGGTTCGTCGCGGCCGACACCAAGGTGCTGCCCTTCGGCACCAAGTTGAGCATCCCCGGCTACCACGACGGCACCGCCGTCGAGGTCATCGATCGCGGTGGCGCGATCAAGGGCAAAAAGCTCGACCTCTACTTCCCCACCCACCAGGCCGCCCTCAACTGGGGCCGCCAGCACGTGGACGTGACGGTGATGGAGTAA